The window AAATGTCATTTTGCGTATAACTTGCCAGAATTTTTGGCTGATTTTGAAATGGTTGTACAGCACTCGGAATATTATCCGACCATGTAATGATCTGAGCAAAGCTGTACTGTGTTGAACAACACAAAAAAATTGTAAAAAGGGTAATAAAACGAGACATCACATTCCTTTGATTTTCTTCTGGTGATTCCAATCACAACAATTTATAACTGTTTTCTGCTGAGAAAATAGCCCTATTATGTAAAACGAGTCTGAATGATGACAAACTGGTGTAATATCTATGCCTGTCTATGATCACCCGAATTGAAGTGTTATATGTCTGAACAGCGTCCAACCATATCCGCACGTTATTATCTTAATCTGGAAGAATCTCAAGATGGCTTTGCTTTAGTCACTTTTGGCAAAAAACCGATTACTCGTTTTCTAACCCCTGCAATTAGTATCGCAATTATCCTTTGGGGAATTTATTTGGGTTTCACCGGAGTTGGTCGTTACTATGTGGCACTCGGTGTTTTCTTCTTGATCATGCAAGCGATCATGCGCTTTTGGTTATTGCCGCTGTTGTTTAAACGTCAATTTGTGCGCTATCAATTTGGGAAAAGTGAACAAGGTATTGACCTATATCAAGACTACTTTGAGTTATATGCTGCAGGGAAGAAACAAAAAGCACAATATAGTGAAGTTCAATCTTTCGTAATTGGCAAATTGACTTATATGTTGGAACTTAAAAACCAAACAGTCGTGATCGTACCCAAACGTGTTTTTACCAATCAAGCAGATCAAAATAAATTTGAAAATAGTTTTAAAAAATAGTTGTAAAAATAAATAACGGTTCAAAACAACAAGGAGTTTTCATGAGTACGCAGCCTTCAAAAATTGTTTGTGTGGGTAGAAATTATGCTGAGCACGCGAAAGAGTTGGGGAATGCTGTCCCAGATCGTCCGATTTTATTTATGAAACCACCAAGTAGCCTTGCTACGTTAGCACAAGGTGTCGCTTGGAATCAGGCCTTAGGCGAGTGTCATTATGAATGTGAAATTTGTTTGCAAATTGCACATCCTTTATCGCAAGAAACTGATAAGAACAAAGCATTAGAAGCAATTGGTGCGATTACGTTAGGTTTGGATTTAACTTTGCGTGATTTGCAAAGTGAATTGAAAAACAAAGGACAGCCTTGGGAGCGAGCAAAAGCGTTCGATGGTGCTTGTATATTGGCAGATTGGGTTGAAGCAGATGAAATCGGTGATTTACAAGAATTAGAATTGGTTTTAATGATCAATGGCGAACAGCGTCAGCATGGTTTTAGTCGGGATATGTTGTTTGATATCGGAGCGCTATTGGTCGAAATTAATCTGTCATTTA is drawn from Acinetobacter suaedae and contains these coding sequences:
- a CDS encoding fumarylacetoacetate hydrolase family protein; the encoded protein is MNNGSKQQGVFMSTQPSKIVCVGRNYAEHAKELGNAVPDRPILFMKPPSSLATLAQGVAWNQALGECHYECEICLQIAHPLSQETDKNKALEAIGAITLGLDLTLRDLQSELKNKGQPWERAKAFDGACILADWVEADEIGDLQELELVLMINGEQRQHGFSRDMLFDIGALLVEINLSFSLQAGDVIMTGTPAGVGALNPNDQLTMKLITQSGEYDWDTFVKA
- a CDS encoding YcxB family protein; its protein translation is MSEQRPTISARYYLNLEESQDGFALVTFGKKPITRFLTPAISIAIILWGIYLGFTGVGRYYVALGVFFLIMQAIMRFWLLPLLFKRQFVRYQFGKSEQGIDLYQDYFELYAAGKKQKAQYSEVQSFVIGKLTYMLELKNQTVVIVPKRVFTNQADQNKFENSFKK